DNA from Leptospira harrisiae:
AAGATTTGGGTGAAGGAAACAAGTTTTGGCAAGAGAAGTGGAATGACTTAAAATGGAAACTTGATTATTTGAAAAACCAACCTTCTACGATTGTTCATACGAATCCGTTTCTAAAAATTTACCAAACTGCCAAAACTCAAAGACCAGAAGAATACATTGGTATATTAAATGAATTCAATCGTAAAAATCGAGGTGAATATTTAAGTCCTGAATTGAAAGAGGAGTATGAGTTTTTATTTCATTTTCTTTTGCAACAAAGTTTAGAGAAAAATAGTTCTGAAAGTTTTTTTGACTTAGCGATTGCACGAGACTTGTTTCGGTTTACATCCAGTCGTTTTTCTGAAGGTGAATTGTATGTAAAAAACATTCCAAATTTTGAAATACTTTCAGAAAAATTAAAAAGAAAGATGATCGGCAAACAAGAGTTTCATGGAATTTTTGATCATGGCAAAAAAACTTATCTTTTGAGTTTTGCATCAGGTAAATCTTTGGGTCGTGAGATGTTCTCTGATAACAAATCAATTTACCGGGAATCAGTCAGGTATTTTCGTTCTGCTGAATCAGGAAATCAGGAGGTTATCCTTCGGGAATCTTTGGTTGATAAATACCGAACAAGTTTACGGTTAAATAAATCTAATCGACATTATATCTATAGTTCGGGGATTCATGCAGTTGTTCCTATGGTTTTACCTGACATGGAATATTATTCTGTAGCTTCAGTTTCGGATTTTGTTTCTAATCAGGCGATCAAGCTTAGCTCTATTTCGCCTAAAAAACCGGATGTGTCTGTTGTTGGTTGGAAGTCTTCCTTGGAGGATGAAGTTAGTGCCAATCTATTAATATGGGAAACAGGTGGCAAAAAAGATGGTAATGCAGCGTATCGTATAGATTTTTCGGCAATTGGTTGGTGCCAAAATAATTATTTGTGTAGTGGTGGAACACCTTTGTTTGATGTCTCCGGAAAAAGTGGAAGTATAACAAAGTTATATGCTAATCAAAAAATTGGAACGTCGACTCAATATACAAATGATTTTAGTGGAGTTGCTTATTATCTTGCGAGAGAAAATGCTGGCTTATTTGTTTTACATTCAGGTATTCAATCGGGTGTTCACAATTTGTTTTTTCTCAAACAGTTTTTGCAAGCGGAAGATTTACCAAAACCATTGTATGTTCGTTTGGTCGAAGGGAAAGAAGCAGCAAAAAATTCTACGATTGATGACAGGTATTGGATTGGTTACAAACTATATACTTCCGCAATGATTGAAGATTAAATATTTTCGTTTAGGAATTGTTTTCGTTTTTCTTCTGGAAGATCAAAGAGTTTTTTTACTTCTTCATGAAACATTGGAAAGTTATAACTGGCTTTTTTAAATAAGGTTTGAAAACTAACCTCACCAGAATGGTAACGGAGAGCACCTAGAAAATCTTCGTTGTTCCATTCACGAACCAAAAACTCTTTGGATTTTTCTTCAGGGACTAGTTTTTTTTGAATTACTTCTTCTTTGAATTGAAGCAAAATCTTTTTTTTTTGATTTTGTTTTTCTTCGTTAGTTAGCTGTGATGCATAAAGTGTTTTTAGTTCTTCTGCATATTTTTTTAAAAGAGTTAAGGTGATTTCTCTTCGAACTTTGTCTTTTTTGAATTTCTCTAAATGTATACTTTTTTCTCCTTCTTTTTTTGTGTAATACAGTTCGATCCCTTTTTCTTCCACATAACTTGCATAAGACTCATTTAAAGTGGAATCTCCCGGAAGATAAACTGTTGCATGTGCCATTTCATGAAAAACTAGTCCCACAAGTCTATGGTCTGGCCAACTCAACTGCGGTGATAAAACCGGGTCAGAAAACCAACCAAGTGTTGAGTATCCGCCGATGGCCCGGATGCGAGTGTCGTATCCTTCGGCTTGTAATTCCTTTTCTAGGGAAATTGCCATTTCTTTGTTAAAAAAACCTTTGTAGGGTACAGTTCCCGCAATTGGAAACCACCAAGTATATGATTTTAGTTCCAAAGCTTCTGAAGCGCTGACATTCCAACCAATTTCTTCTCTATCTAACTTGGTATAGTATT
Protein-coding regions in this window:
- a CDS encoding aminopeptidase, with protein sequence MPKPLPLLPIPLPCRIKKILILFVFLLVPIFLSGCLPYLFHLGKEQSSIILGREKIDEILSRQVLDLKTKQKLNLIREARNFAIGELALNEKGGFEYYTKLDREEIGWNVSASEALELKSYTWWFPIAGTVPYKGFFNKEMAISLEKELQAEGYDTRIRAIGGYSTLGWFSDPVLSPQLSWPDHRLVGLVFHEMAHATVYLPGDSTLNESYASYVEEKGIELYYTKKEGEKSIHLEKFKKDKVRREITLTLLKKYAEELKTLYASQLTNEEKQNQKKKILLQFKEEVIQKKLVPEEKSKEFLVREWNNEDFLGALRYHSGEVSFQTLFKKASYNFPMFHEEVKKLFDLPEEKRKQFLNENI